A genomic window from Triticum urartu cultivar G1812 chromosome 7, Tu2.1, whole genome shotgun sequence includes:
- the LOC125523904 gene encoding disease resistance protein RGA5-like isoform X2 — protein MDLTEKDKEEPSRKRRETRKVLDPVRIAGKKRRNNDDRILEEDYKNVLIDNPTTATVSDPVIESSAKNEVEQSGAQLPVLEDISRLFDGSVSSSLGAMRPLVEKLGILLAPAQEHYKRLPKRIKEGVHLLKDDVEVISSYLDELSELEDPPPVAICWMNEARDLSYDMVDYIDSLLFVPPDRFIKKRLKWYKQIAFIAQVSEHGTKTSKIIHVNVPRLPSKPKIAETISEFRIYVQEAFERHDRYKLQCCSTLRRRRFLSAGSMLPMPYDEVAQIVIDGRMNEFICSLAANDTAGQQQLKVVSVLGSGCLGKTTLANVLYERIEMQFECRAFIRVSRKSDMKRLFSDLFSQLHKKQPLPASCNELGISDNTSKHLQHKRYLIVIDDLWDASVWDIIKYAFPNGNCGSRIIITTQIEDVALTCCCDHTEHVFEMKPLDDAHSRMLFFNRLFGSENDCPAEFKQVSNEIIDICGGLPLATMNIASHLANQQTAVSLDLLTYIRDSLRSHLWSSSTSERTRQVLTLSYNNLPHYLKTCLLYLHMYPEGSIIWKDDLSMQWVAEASIVTQKGKGQYQDRLKKAAGICFDELIDRRFIQPSYINYNNEVLSCTVHDVVRELIAHKSAEENFIVVVDYNRKNIALSHKVRRLSLIFGDAKYAKTPENITKSQVRSLRFFGLFDCMPCIRDFKVLRVLNLQLSGHCGLHDPIDLTGISELFQLRYLKIASDVCIKLPNHIRGLQCLETLDVMDATRVTAIPWDIIHLPHLFHLALPVDTNLLGTMTDSVVSLWSLCKLNYLQDLYLTISSTPCSGHPEKNMESLGSLLEGHGSLKNIVVSHGPSVKDIVVPGASKVIISWDDLEPPPLLQRFECSPHSCVIFSQIPKWLKELGNLCILKMAVMELQMSSVDILRGLPALIDLSLYVQWAPGERIIFDKAAGFSVLKYFKLRCTSGIPWLKFEADAMPNLWKLTLGFNAIPRMDQHQLIRIEHMPDLKEISVKFGGAAAHIEYAVRSVVSNHPRNPTINMQLVNSSSYGDESTEQSLPINWAPESCAADAVADVEPLRRLSDNLATAFHSPDDFAFLADMCIAMPGAPDLHVHRYMLSVRSPFLHAFFARRASVEGNRLELWELLGEKVEVGYEALQLVLEYLYSARFHVLPRPACVCVDMDGCAHVSCHPVISFMVQVLFVTFTFQITELTNYFQRHLLDVLDDVEVDNLPLILSVANLCNKSCMKLLDRCLEMVVRSNLEMITLEKALPPDVMKQITDARLSLGLVSPEDKGFPYKHARRILRALDSSDVELVRMLLKEGQTNLDDAFALHYAVEHCNSKITTELLDIAHANVNHRNPRGYTVLHIAARRRDPKILVSLLTKGARPSDLTFDGRKAIQIAKRLTKHRDYFGITEEGKPSPKDRLCIEVLEQAERWDPQVGEASVSLARVGDCEPGKLLYLENRVGLARIHFPVEARVAMDIAQLDGTSEFILGSSADPPPEIQQATVDLNETSLIMNDEHLARMRALSKTGASFRVVRMCWTRSWMMNLSWLLSEKKHPWRRGGSMTCMTRFRRHSARTRSRLV, from the exons ATGGACCTCACGGAGAAGGATAAGGAGGAGCCGTCGAGGAAAAGGAGGGAGACAAGGAAGGTGCTGGATCCTGTCAGGATTGcggggaagaagaggaggaacAATGATGACAGGATTCTTGAGGAGGATTACAAGAATGTCTTAATCGACAATCCAACCACAGCCACAG TTTCTGATCCTGTTATTGAATCAAGTGCCAAAAATGAAGTCGAGCAATCTGGTGCTCAACTGCCAGTCCTTGAGGATATCTCGAGGCTGTTTG ATGGTTCGGTGAGTTCTTCATTGGGCGCCATGAGACCCCTTGTTGAGAAGCTTGGCATACTGCTAGCTCCTGCTCAGGAACACTACAAGAGGTTGCCCAAGAGGATCAAGGAGGGGGTGCACCTTCTCAAGGATGATGTTGAGGTGATAAGCTCCTACCTTGATGAACTGTCAGAGTTGGAGGACCCTCCCCCGGTGGCCATATGCTGGATGAATGAGGCACGCGATTTGTCTTACGATATGGTAGATTACATTGACAGCTTATTATTTGTGCCGCCTGACCGTTTCATCAAAAAGAGGCTTAAGTGGTACAAACAAATTGCATTCATAGCGCAGGTGTCAGAACATGGTACCAAGACCAGTAAAATCATTCATGTTAATGTCCCTCGTCTTCCCAGTAAGCCCAAGATTGCAGAAACAATATCGGAATTCAGGATCTATGTCCAGGAGGCTTTTGAACGGCACGACAGGTATAAGCTCCAGTGTTGCAGCACCTTGAGGAGGCGTAGATTCTTGTCCGCTGGCAGTATGCTTCCAATGCCCTATGATGAAGTTGCACAAATTGTAATCGATGGGCGTATGAATGAGTTTATCTGCTCACTGGCCGCTAATGATACGGCAGGTCAGCAGCAGCTCAAGGTGGTATCTGTTCTTGGATCTGGGTGTCTTGGTAAAACTACACTTGCCAATGTGTTGTATGAAAGAATTGAGATGCAATTCGAATGCAGAGCTTTCATCCGAGTGTCCAGAAAGTCTGATATGAAGAGACTTTTCAGTGACTTGTTCTCGCAACTCCACAAGAAGCAGCCACTACCTGCCAGCTGTAATGAGCTTGGCATCAGCGACAATACCAGCAAACATCTGCAACATAAAAG GTATCTAATTGTTATTGATGATTTGTGGGATGCATCAGTGTGGGATATTATTAAATATGCTTTTCCAAATGGAAACTGTGGCAGCAGAATAATAATAACTACACAGATTGAAGATGTTGCATTAACATGTTGCTGTGATCATACAGAGCATGTTTTCGAGATGAAACCTCTCGATGATGCTCACTCAAGAATGCTATTCTTTAACAGGCTTTTTGGTTCGGAAAATGACTGTCCAGCAGAATTCAAACAAGTTTCAAACGAAATTATTGATATATGTGGTGGTTTGCCACTAGCGACAATGAACATAGCTAGTCATTTGGCGAACCAGCAAACAGCAGTTTCACTGGATTTGCTTACATACATACGTGATTCGTTGAGATCCCATTTGTGGTCAAGTTCTACTTCAGAAAGAACGAGACAAGTACTGACACTCAGCTACAATAATCTCCCTCATTATCTGAAGACATGTTTGTTGTATCTTCACATGTATCCAGAGGGCTCCATAATCTGGAAGGATGATCTTTCGATGCAATGGGTAGCTGAAGCCTCCATCGTTACACAAAAAGGGAAAGGGCAATATCAAGACCGGTTGAAGAAAGCTGCAGGAATCTGTTTTGATGAACTTATTGATAGAAGATTCATCCAACCTTCATATATCAACTACAACAATGAGGTATTGTCCTGTACGGTCCATGATGTAGTACGTGAACTTATTGCACACAAGTCTGCAGAAGAGAATTTCATTGTGGTAGTAGACTACAATCGAAAGAATATAGCACTTTCCCATAAGGTTCGCCGACTATCTCTCATCTTTGGTGATGCAAAATATGCCAAGACACCAGAAAACATCACAAAGTCACAGGTTCGATCACTCAGATTTTTTGGATTATTCGACTGTATGCCTTGTATTAGAGATTTCAAGGTTCTTCGTGTCCTAAATCTTCAACTATCTGGTCATTGTGGCCTCCATGACCCCATAGACCTCACTGGGATTTCAGAGCTGTTTCAGCTAAGATATTTGAAGATTGCAAGTGATGTTTGCATAAAACTACCAAACCATATACGAGGGCTGCAATGTTTGGAAACGCTGGATGTTATGGATGCAACAAGAGTCACTGCTATTCCATGGGATATTATACATCTCCCACACTTGTTCCACCTGGCTCTTCCGGTTGACACAAATCTGCTAGGCACCATGACTGATTCCGTCGTCAGTCTGTGGAGCCTTTGCAAGCTGAACTACCTGCAAGATCTTTATCTTACCATTTCTTCTACACCTTGTTCTGGCCATCCGGAGAAAAACATGGAATCTCTAGGCTCTTTACTAGAAGGACATGGCAGCCTGAAAAATATAGTCGTGTCTCATGGCCCATCGGTTAAAGATATTGTGGTTCCCGGTGCCTCAAAAGTAATCATTTCCTGGGATGACTTGGagcctccccctcttctccaGAGATTTGAATGCTCGCCACACAGCTGCGTCATATTTTCCCAAATTCCTAAATGGCTTAAAGAACTTGGTAACCTGTGCATTCTGAAGATGGCAGTAATGGAACTGCAGATGAGTTCTGTTGATATTCTCAGAGGATTGCCTGCCCTCATTGATCTGTCGCTGTATGTGCAGTGGGCACCAGGTGAAAGGATCATCTTTGACAAGGCGGCCGGGTTCTCAGTTCTCAAGTACTTCAAATTGAGGTGCACAAGTGGTATCCCGTGGCTAAAATTTGAGGCGGATGCAATGCCTAATCTCTGGAAGCTCACGCTAGGTTTCAATGCCATTCCCCGAATGGACCAACATCAACTAATCCGCATCGAGCATATGCCAGACCTTAAAGAGATCTCCGTAAAATTTGGGGGTGCAGCTGCTCATATAGAGTATGCCGTGAGGTCTGTCGTTAGTAATCATCCAAGAAATCCTACAATCAACATGCAATTGGTGAATTCTAGTTCCTATGGTGATGAAAGCACAGAACAGAGCCTTCCAATAAACTGGGCTCCCGAGTCATGTGCGGCCGATGCGGTTGCTGATGTGGAGCCACTCCGTCGCCTCTCTGACAACCTCGCCACAGCCTTCCACTCACCGGATGACTTCGCCTTCCTTGCCGATATGTGCATTGCCATGCCCGGCGCGCCCGACCTGCACGTGCACCGCTACATGCTCTCTGTGCGGAGTCCCTTCCTCCACGCATTCTTCGCACGCCGTGCCTCTGTGGAGGGCAACAGGTTGGAACTCTGGGAACTTCTGGGCGAGAAGGTGGAGGTCGGGTATGAGGCACTGCAGCTAGTGCTCGAGTACCTGTACAGCGCCCGCTTCCATGTCCTTCCCAGGCCGGCATGTGTCTGCGTCGACATGGATGGTTGCGCGCACGTCAGCTGCCACCCCGTCATCTCCTTCATGGTGCAGGTCCTCTTTGTTACATTCACCTTCCAGATCACCGAGCTCACCAACTACTTCCAG CGGCATCTCCTTGATGTCCTTGATGATGTTGAAGTGGATAACCTTCCATTGATATTATCTGTTGCAAACTTGTGCAATAAATCTTGCATGAAACTGCTCGATAGATGCCTTGAGATGGTAGTCCGGTCAAATCTTGAGATGATTACTCTTGAGAAAGCATTGCCTCCAGATGTTATGAAGCAAATTACTGATGCACGGCTAAGTCTTGGGTTAGTTTCACCTGAAGACAAGGGATTTCCTTACAAACATGCAAGAAGGATACTCAGAGCTCTTGACTCTAGTGATGTGGAGCTGGTGAGGATGCTGCTCAAGGAAGGGCAGACTAACCTTGATGATGCATTTGCATTGCACTATGCTGTAGAACATTGTAACTCAAAGATCACAACTGAACTTCTGGACATTGCACATGCAAATGTCAATCACAGAAATCCAAGAGGTTATACTGTTCTTCACATTGCTGCCAGGCGAAGAGATCCTAAAATTCTTGTCTCTCTTTTAACCAAAGGTGCTCGGCCTTCTGATCTTACATTTGATGGAAGAAAAGCAATTCAAATAGCAAAGAGACTCACAAAACATAGGGATTACTTTGGGATTACTGAAGAAGGAAAACCGTCTCCTAAAGATAGGTTATGCATTGAGGTACTGGAGCAAGCTGAAAGATGGGATCCACAAGTTGGAGAAGCATCGGTTTCTCTTGCAAGGGTTGGTGACTGTGAACCTGGAAAGTTGTTGTACCTTGAAAACCGAG TTGGTTTGGCAAGGATACATTTTCCAGTCGAGGCAAGAGTAGCAATGGACATTGCTCAACTGGATGGTACTTCGGAATTTATCCTTGGTTCTAGTGCAGATCCACCTCCAGAGATACAACAGGCAACTGTTGATCTAAATGAAACTTCTTTGATAATGAATGACGAACACTTGGCTCGGATGAGGGCCCTCTCCAAAACAG GCGCTTCTTTCCGCGTTGTTCGAATGTGCTGGACAAGATCATGGATGATGAATCTAAGCTGGCTTCTCTCGGAAAAGAAGCATCCATGGAGAAGAGGAGGTTCCATGACGTGCATGACTCGCTTCAGAAGGCATTCAGCGAGGACAAGGAGTCGTCTTGTTTGA